The Tenebrio molitor chromosome 5, icTenMoli1.1, whole genome shotgun sequence genome segment TTAGTTCAACACTTTACATTATATTTGGTAATAATGACCTATGTATGGTCTGGAAAAACAATCACAGCTGAACTTATGTACTTTGTCGTTGGTTGTTTTCAAAGTGTGACTTTTACCTTGGTGATTCTCATACCGTATGGAATGTTCCACACGTCAGAATTCATTGCGGCTGCCAAAAGAATTCAAATACTATTAAGAATAATTAGTAGCAAAAGGAATATGGAAGAATATAAATCTGAAGTGAAGGAACCACACATTTCTTTAGGAAATGTCACAGTCACAGTGGCTGATAAAGAAATTCTGAATGATGTTGACTTCGACCTTAAGAAAGGTTTAACAGTGTTAACTGGAAATACTGGTACTGGCAAAAGTGTTCTATTGATGACTTTGCTGAAACAATACGAAATAAGTGAGGGTGCTTTACACATTGAAGGTAAAATATCATATGCTTCACAAGATTCGTGGTTGTTTCCTTCGACAATCAAACAGAACATTCTCTTTGGGGAAAAATACAACGTACAACGTTACCAACAAGTGTTGCAAGTTTGTGCCCTATATCACGATTTCAATTCGTTTGAATTTGGTGATGGTACTGTTGTGGCAGATCGTGGTATTAACTTAAGCAAAGGACAAAGAACCAGGATCAGTTTAGCGAGAGCAATTTACAGAGAAAGTGATATTTATCTCCTAGATGATTGTTTGTCTAGTCTAGATCCATTGGTTGCCGATTTCATATTCAAAAATTGCATTAAGAAGTTTTTGGCTGATAAACTAGTTGTGCTAATAACACATAATGAAAACTTCATCTGTCAGGCTGATAATGTAATCAATATGAATCAGAATGTCTCTATAGTATCAATAAACGCATCATCCGAAGCAActgaaaaaatagaaaacgaAACACCTACTGAAAACGTTTTAAGAGACAACGACCAGAGGGAAGGAGAGGATACAGATGTggacagcaaattaataagTGAAGGAGAGAACAGATTAAATGTGTACAGAGAAGATAAAAAATCAGGAGCTGTGTCTTGGCGTGTTTATCAACAATATATTAAATTGGGAGGTAGCAGTTTTGCTTTCGTTTTTATCTTTTGCATATCTATACTAGCTCAGTTTTCCACAAGTTATAAAGACAAAGTTGTAAGTAAATGGTGAGtccttaaattattttcagtgtGATTAAGCATCAAactaatatcgggtgttcatcaataaatatcaataaataaaccagtaaatttatttgaagagtcgttgtgaatgc includes the following:
- the LOC138132113 gene encoding probable multidrug resistance-associated protein lethal(2)03659 isoform X2, which produces MDSYLKQKRSINPRQTANIFSKVTFFFTLKLFKSGAKEELKEEDLYEVLPDLDSQKLGKRILKEWNEQKNENKCSVFSLLWNLFGKYYILLGTTKLISVIHTVVRPIVIGKLVSYFIPGQTELTKIETSFYGVLVIVLTFTDSVYRHNYLLATGKLAIKMRTALTSLLYREIFNLHPSKLRKTPIGKITTLITRDVMTFDFFLELFNDTWTGFLATIIICYNMYQKIGSTMLVLLFSYTLYIPWQVYVVWRVICLKIETSKKTDKRIRSIQKVLSTIRSTKMYVWDKYLSRATNHIRKDEMHTLHKMFMKLFLTTVSATLVQHFTLYLVIMTYVWSGKTITAELMYFVVGCFQSVTFTLVILIPYGMFHTSEFIAAAKRIQILLRIISSKRNMEEYKSEVKEPHISLGNVTVTVADKEILNDVDFDLKKGLTVLTGNTGTGKSVLLMTLLKQYEISEGALHIEGKISYASQDSWLFPSTIKQNILFGEKYNVQRYQQVLQVCALYHDFNSFEFGDGTVVADRGINLSKGQRTRISLARAIYRESDIYLLDDCLSSLDPLVADFIFKNCIKKFLADKLVVLITHNENFICQADNVINMNQNVSIVSINASSEATEKIENETPTENVLRDNDQREGEDTDVDSKLISEGENRLNVYREDKKSGAVSWRVYQQYIKLGDSF